From the genome of Symphalangus syndactylus isolate Jambi chromosome 5, NHGRI_mSymSyn1-v2.1_pri, whole genome shotgun sequence, one region includes:
- the LOC129482827 gene encoding olfactory receptor 4K3-like, protein MEELNQSVVSEFIILGLCDSWELQDLLLVIFSSLYLITILGNIFIVVVIITNLHLHSPTYFLLANLSFIDFCRSSVTAPKMITDFLKENKTISFGGCMCQIFFGHFFGGGEMVLLVSMAYDRYVAICKPLHYSSIMNRYRCIGLVMTSWIIGFVHSTSQLIMIARLHFCGPRELDSFFCDIPLVIKLACIDTYILEMLINADSGVLATICFILLLSSYSHILFTVCLHSKGGASKALSTCTAHITVVVLFFGPCIFIYLWPVSIPWVDKFLAVFYAVITPLLNPAMYTLRNKDIKNAIKRLLC, encoded by the coding sequence ATGGAAGAACTAAATCAGTCTGTGGTATCTGAATTCATCATTCTTGGgctttgtgattcatgggagctCCAGGACTTACTCCTAGTgatattttcttcactttatttGATCACCATTTTAGGCAACATCTTCATTGTGGTCGTAATTATCACCAACCTCCATCTCCATTCCCCTACGTACTTCCTGTTAGCCAATCTCTCATTCATTGACTTCTGTCGTTCCTCAGTCACTGCCCCTAAAATGATCACGGactttctcaaagaaaataagaCCATCTCCttcggagggtgtatgtgtcaaatTTTCTTTGGACACTTCTTTGGAGGGGGCGAGATGGTACTGCTTGTGTCAATGGCCTATGACCGTtatgtggccatctgcaagccactCCATTACTCCAGCATCATGAACAGATATAGGTGCATTGGGTTAGTGATGACATCATGGATTATTGGCTTTGTGCATTCAACAAGCCAACTAATTATGATTGCAAGGCTGCACTTCTGTGGACCCAGGGAACTGGATAGCTTTTTCTGTGATATTCCATTGGTAATCAAGCTAGCCTGCATAGACACCTATATTCTAGAAATGTTGAtaaatgctgacagtggggtacTGGCAACCATCTGCTTCATTCTGTTGCTGAGCTCTTACTCTCATATTCTGTTTACTGTCTGCCTTCACTCTAAGGGTGGAGCATCCAAGGCTCTCTCTACCTGCACTGCCCACATCACAGTGGTAGTGTTATTCTTTGGGCCTTGCATCTTCATCTATTTGTGGCCAGTCAGTATCCCCTGGGTGGACAAGTTTCTTGCTGTATTTTATGCAGTCATCACACCTCTCCTAAATCCAGCCATGTACACCCTAAGaaacaaagatattaaaaatgcCATAAAGAGACTACTATGTTAG